CAGCTTTGCCAAGCCCATAGTTTCGGCATTGTTTTGTTTTTTGGGACGCCGAAAAAACTCACGCAGTAGAAGCATTTGTGCCATTTTAACAGGGTCTTCCGCAAGAACATGGCCGCCCTCGCCTCTGTTTTTCCAGGCAGGCTGGATATGCGGGATTTGTGGATTTTTTGCCAATATGGCAACCATTTCATCCCAAGTTACGCGACCTATACCTCCGCTAAGCTCGCTCAATTTCGCACGCTCCCTTGCAAGAGTGTCCGCTGGTAAAGCATCTCCTAAAGCCACCAGCTTAGCCATTGTAGCCTCCTGAGCCGCTATCTCATCGGGATCTCCTGCTTGGCCCGCGCTTTGGACAGCGTGCCACACGGTAGCTCTCGTCAAAGCTCTTTCAGCCTCTTGTTGAAGTTTTGCAGCCAGCCTTGCCGTGCCTTGTCGGCTATCCGTAAATGAAAGTGCACGGCGACCTCCGAAGGGCTTGTCAGCCCCCCTTTTGGTGGCGGCAAGCTTTCAAGCAAAAGGGGCAACGCATTTCCAAGAAGGAATGGGGCACCATATCGAATTCGAGATGGGCCATTGCGCGCACCGCAACAGGGGCTGGGTTTAAGATCCCTGACCGCAACCTTAATCATGCCATCAGTTTCGTGAGATGAATCCGAAATGACGGAAGTCTTCCGGTCCATCCATCGAGTTGAACTGGCTTTGTCTACTGGAGAAAGCAAAACAATATCACCACTCACCTCAATCTCGTCGTCTTCAGTTGATGAATCTTCTTGATCAGGAGCATAATCGTCTACTTCAGCCCGAACGGGTTGGCGAAGACTCAAAGATGCACCAAGGGTTTCCTGCGCAACGAGATGTGAAGCCCCGCAATCATGGCATGCCATGAGTTCAAAAACCGCTGCTCCACAGTCACAATGATCGCGTTGGAAAATATGGATTTGCCCCCAAGGCCAATCACTGGTTTTGGCGGCAAGTTCCGGAGATCGCGCCCTACAGCTTGAATCGCAGCAAACCCATAATCCTCCCTGAGCCCGATGAAAGGCATGCATGCGCCAAGGGAGCAGGCGCAGACCTGTAGCCGGATCTTTAGCGCGGGCAACAGTTGAGAGCATCTCAAATGCTTGAGTTCTCCTTGACGGAGATTCCGAATCAAACTTTACAATATCAGCTACTTGCGTTAGATTTTTGCCGCCATCACGAACCGCATCAACCAGCTTCTGAACAGTTTCATCTGCGGCTATTCTGTTATACAAAGCTCCTTCATCAAGAGAGGCAAGTTCTTCTTGAACAAGTGCCCCTAAGCATTGGGGGCTCGGCAAATCCGGCCTAATTTCGGCCCCCTCAATGACGTCCACCAAATCTTCCGATACGCCAGCGAGATCTGCAAGGTAGCGGCGAAGTTGATTTCGAGTTTCTTCACCCTCTCCAATTGTCGCCGACGTAGCGACCAGCCGTACATCTTCAGGATTGACACCAAAGGCTTCGCGAACTCGGCGAAGCATGAGAGCCATTTCAGCTGCTTGAGCTCCAACATAGCTATGCGCCTCGTCAAGGATGATCCATTTAAGCTTTCCCTTGGATGCCTCAAGGATTGGACGGTCCTGAGGTCGCAGAAGTAAATATTCCAGCATGGTCACATTGGTTACGAGAATTGGGGGAACTTTCGAGCGAAGCTCTTTGCGATTGTTGATCTGCCCAGGCATCGGTCGATGTCGCGGATTTGGTTCCTCAGGCATGTCTCCATTATAGAGTGCATATGATAGCTGATTTTTGAATGGTGCGACCCAAGCAGACAAACGCTCTCGCTGGGATTCAATCAAGGCGTTTAAAGGGTACAACGCAATGGCATGGACACCTTTTAAAGATTGATCGCCCTGTGTTTGTTTCAACAAATCATTGATCATGGGGACCATGAAGCACTCAGTTTTTCCAGAGCCCGTACCGCTGGTAACCATATAAGACCGTTGGCCCTTTGCAGCAATTTCCCACGCTTTTAGCTGGTGCTCATAAGGTTTTCTATCCAATGGCACTTCGTTGGGCGTCGCCGAAGCCAAGGCTTCTACAAAATCTGGCAGCAAAATACCCGCTTCAGCAACCTCCTTCATAGTAAGGTCCGCAGACTTCCAGACTTTCTGCGCCTCAAAAATTGGGTCCGCTACAAATCCTTCGCCGAGCGATCCTTCAGTCATACGTCGGCGAAGTGCCTCATTGGCGGACCGAGATGCCATTCTTCCGTGAGATAGAATTGAATCGGTGGATCGGCGGTTAATGGCCTCAAGAGTGCTCAAGTATTCCGGGAAATCAGTCATTACTTGTCTTTCTTTGAAAGAGAACGGCAATTGCTGCTGGCAAAGCTGCCTCAAAATAAAGCGGATCAATTTGGCGACATTGCAATAGCGCCAGCGCGACATTGGACCAGTCCTGTCGTTCTTTTAAAACTAATTCTGCTGCCACTATAGGAGCTGCAAGCATTGATCTGCTTTCTCGATCGAAACGCTCCAAAACGCTCCAATTACCCACTGGAGCATTTGGAAGAAGATTACATCTATCAAAGAGGCGCCGTTTTACCGCGAGTTCAGCCTGCTCTTCGAGTGCCCTCAACGGTTGTGCTGGAGGTGCTAACCCTCGTTCAACCAATTCGACCGGAGAAAAAATCTCCAGCAATGCAAAGAAAAGGTGCGCAGACAATTCCGGCCTCAGACTAACTATGTTTTCGCAACGAGACATAACTGTGTCGGAAGCGATTTTATTACAGGTGCCTGTGGGCAAACCGGAGTTTTCCAATATTTTCTGGATATCGGCATAGCAGGAGGCCGCCGCCCTCTTCCATGCACCAAATGGCAATGTCATCCATGAAAAGGGTGCTTCCTCTTCAAGAGCCAAACGGTCTGCCTGACTGTCGACCTCACTTCGTAACAATATCAAAGTTGCAGCATCTGGTGTTAACGCCAACGATTGCACCTGATCTATCCACGCCGGCTCGGCAACCTTAGAAACGGAATCAATCAGTAACTCGATGCGCTTCCAATCCGGGTCTGTTGGAATTGTTACCCGGTGGCGCAAGCACTCGGATATGCGCGCCACTCTTTGCTGACGAGTGGTGGCATTGGCCGCGGATTGTAAATCCAAACTGAATGCATTTTTAGTTTCCGCAGGTTCAGTAGAAAAAACTGGTAGTATTGCAGGGCGCATGACTTCGTGCCCTTGAGCCGTAGCTAAAATCATCCAAGGGCCGGCCGACATATCCAAATGATCGGGCACAAGAGATTCTCGCAAAGATGGCCCGATATTTTGTTCAAAACGAATCTCGGGGTCTGACAGGCTTTGCCACTTTATTTGGATCAAATCGCAGCCCTCCCAACTAAGAGAATCCGTACCAACGCGTAATTTGGATGTTGCCTGTGCAATCATAAGTTTTGGAGTTTCGCGACCGTGAGCTAAAATACAAATGTCCATTTCCGCATCCGGCCCCCCAAGAGATAGCGCTGACTTAATAAAGCTCGAATAAGCTCCAAGAGAGGCTTCACGGTCCACCTTGAAGGAAACCGGCGGCCAGCTTGTCCCAGCGGCACCGCGGAGTCTTGCGGACAACGTTCCTCCTACCTCATCAGGGTTAAACAGGCGCCAATCATTTAGCTTGCTTCGTGCAATCGTCCTCCGATTTATTAGCTTACAATCGTCCGGCCCAATGATTGCGCCTGACTTTGTCCAAACGTCCAAAACGAGGCGTAAGCGGTTATCGCCCGCACAAATGTCAAGTTCGGTTTTTGAAGCCTGCTCGGGCAAGTTGGCGAGACTTAACTCGACGCATCTACTCTCAGATACGATCCCCGTGCTGTCTCCACAACTCACTTGGGCGCCAACCGGCAAACCGGTAAGACGAACACTTTTTTCACGTCCCTTTTCTAAAAACGAAACTAAAAAGTCGTGGGGCAACATCCAAATTCGCTGTCGAGCGACGACGTCCCCATTGAGTTCCCAGCCTATAGTGGAACCGCCCAATTCTTTTGAGGTGCTAAAGGGAGCCCAAGAACCTCCAGGCCTAACGGTTCGGAGGTTTCGTTCTGATATATCTGCGCCGTAAGATCCAGCTTCAGATCCAAAAAAACGGGGCCAACCCTTGTAAACGACATCGCCTCCAATTGTCCTAACTCCCAAAGCCACTTTACCCAATGCTCTGATTTGAGCACCAAGTTCCTCATCGCTGGAAGTCTTGAGAGAAAGTGATTGTGTCCGGCATTGAATGCGTCCCTGCCCAGTTACACAAACCAGAGAATGGTTCTGAAACTTGGTGCGATCAACAATTTTCATACCATCAAAGCACGCGATCTCAGCGTCAGATTCAGATTGAACAAATAGACGCGAAGCGGTTGTCGCAGCCCGCCCATCTGCAAGATAGTCAAGTTTATCGGGCATATCATCAGATTTGTTGCGCCCCACCCAAATTCCGGCGAGAGGTCGATCAAAACTGGTTTCTTCTAACCCAGAAATTGAAATTTCTTGTGTAACTTTCCCGTCCGCCAGCACACCAAAACGCACCGATTCCCCTACTGGCCAAGCAACGGATACAGTTCTTTTTCCAGAAGTACGACGTAGCTCCCACGTCGACCCATCTTCGGACAAGTCACCCCGGATCAACAGTCCGGGTAGAGCTGCAGACAAAGGACCAGTTGGTCTAAGCCGTATTGCTTGTATAGAGGGGTCGCTCAGTGGAATAATCCCACGGTCAACAGAAGCCTTCTCGGGAAATTCGATGAAAGAGCTCCAATCACCATCTTCACGTTTTCTAAGAACCCGAAGAGCGAAATCGTTATGTCTATTTACACGTCTTTCAGCTTTCAACGCCTCGTCAAGAAGGGACTTAGCGGCATCGATTCCAATATTAATTGAAAGTTCGTTGCGCCAATTTGGTCGTTGCCCATCCAACCACACCACTGAAGACTCCCTCGGAATTTGCGGTGGTATCTGTTGACGTGCATTGACCAGCCCTAAAACAAAACCAACGATCAGATCTGAGACATCATCCTGCCTGAAACCTTCGGGCCAGCGAGAGGTGACGCTTCGTACAAGTCCAGGCAGCGCTTCGGCGGCCATGATCCCGCGGAGCTCGGCTTCTCCAACAAGTCTAAGGATTTGAGACCGATATCGTCCCTCGGGCTTGAGCATTTCCTGCGGCAACCCTCCTTCAACCAAAAGAGATTGAAGAAATAAACGCTTATGATCGCTCTTTCGAAGGGGTCTTTGCCAATACCGCAATCCCCAAGTCGTAGTTTCTACAAGCTGGGACCATTCGATATTCTTCTCAAGAGCATCTGTAAGAAAACGCCACGTCAAATGGCTGCCATCATAGCTGCTTCTGAAATGCTCCGTTGCCCAAAGAGTGAATATCGCGGCATAAAGCCCGGATGATTGCGGTTCCGCCGTCATGCAGTACAGTTGCATTTGGTCGTATTGTTCTTCCGTCACACGATACACGTGTAAAGGTCTCCCGTCTGGCGCCTCCAGGCCCAATTCGGCAAGAATGTCGGTTAGAATTGCTTGGAACCGGTTTCCGGTTGCGTATGACGACGACAATGGGGATCCAGCACTTTCTAACATTATTTCTTTCTTTCCAATTGGTAAGAGGATTAAATTTGGGGTCGAGACAAGTTTTGTGAAAAGCTCTTGGCGTAGCCGCCAACCGCACGTTCTATCGACTCTTGAAGTTTACTGGGCCAAGACACGCGATTACTCGGTGAATAACTAACATCGTTCTTTTAGATGCCGGCTTTGTAAGGAATACTTTTTAAATTAACCCTCTTTATCGTTACCCGATAGACCCGCAAAAAATTTCAGGTCCAAGCCTCGGGAGGAATTGGCGTTTTCATTGTATGAATAGTAATATGTTTTTTGTTAGGCTGATTTCGTTTTTGAGCCAATCCTTTGTGATTTCCCGCCAAATAGCCTTCGTAAGACGATAAGGCGCACAACGTTCAAGCCGAGTACGATTTTTTCAGTGACACGCTACAATCGTAGGTCACGTGTCTAACATGTCCCTCATGATAATTCTTCGTACAGCACTGGAGCAAAACCACACTAACTTACATCTATGAATTACTTACACTTGGAGGCCGTTTGGGGAACAAATCACCTAACTTCGCCTTAGATTTGCCGCTTTCCTCCTCGCTATTAGAAAATCAAAACAATTGGTTTCTTATTCAAGTTCTATTTAATTTTGGCCGAGTTCAAGAAAGAAAATCAGTATGGCTCTCGAGGCAATTAACACGCTCATAGCGCTAAAAAACCGCTATAAACGCTTTTCTATCGCCAACGCAATTGCTGCTATCGGATGTGGTAGTGTATCCCTCCTCGAAAGCTGGGCCCCTAATCTAAATGACGGAATTCTCATAGTTGGTGCGGTTTTCTGTGTCACTCTTACATATACTTTCCCTCGGTACATGTTTCTCTGTGGCTCAATTAGGAACTATAGGTTTGCGTGCTCAACCCTAATAACCATATTACAATCTACAGACTCGAAAAAAATCAAGGTGGAATTTGAAGCTCTAAAATTTAGGTGCCGAAATGCTCCCCTTATCGTAGAGGAAATCCGGCGCCATCAACCGGAAATCCAAGCATGGCTCAAAACCGTCGAACAACGAGAAGATCGAGACAGGAACAAAAGCAGCAAGAACAGTAGATGTGTTGAGTTGTCTCGGCATTTTACGGAAATGCGAAATCGCATTAGTCTTCATTCACACGAGTTGTGTGAGGCGTCTCCAGCCATTTGCGCAGTCAAAAAACTCTCCGAAAGCATATCTATGCTAACTGCCTTCCGAGAAAACGCTGAAAATGATTGGTATGAAGCTGAGAATAAAATGTCTTGGTGGCAAAAACTCACAGTAGACCCTCCAGATTTATCCCAGACAAATCAAAGCATTAAAACACTTCAAAAAGCGCAAAAGCGACTTTCCACATCTGGTGATATCGAGAAAACTAAATCGTATTTCGCTTCATTAACCATGCGGGCCAACGAACGAATAGATACGCTCGAACAAATCGCAATCGGCTCTGTGCCTTCATCGTACCGCACCCCTTATGATAGCAAGACTGTTGCAAAAAGCGCCATTTGGCTATCGGCACTATCAATTCCAGCGTCCGTTTGGTCCGACATCACTCAAGCTCGGGATATTTACTCCACGCTACGAAATGTGAACAGCAACTTTGCGGATTCGTCAGATGCCGAAATCTGGCTGCAGAGCCTCATGCTGCCGGGCGAAAGCCTGGCAGGCCTCGTCTCGCTGACCAAAGGAGCTTATTTCGAGTCACTCATTGCAAGCAAGACAGGCGGAGAGCTTTTTGAAAACTTCAATCACCCTGATACCGATATAGTGATTGATGGCATCGCATATCAATTAAAAGCAACCGACTCTGAGGCCTACCTAAACACCGTCGCCGACAACATTCCAATCATCGCGACAAGTGAGGTGGCACAGGCGACGGAAGCTATCAACAGTGGAATAGCGAATGTCGACATTGAACAAGCGACCGAGCTTGCTCTTGGCGGTAGTATTGTCGACTTTAGTGACACTGCTGTCGATGCACTACTAACAGGTGCTGGTAGCATGGGAATCCTTTCGATAATCCGCGGTGTCGGCTACGCGGCACAGCAGTACAACGATGGTATGGACTGTGAAGAGGCCATCTTTGAGGGAGTTGGTGTAGCGGTTTCCGGAACTGCGAAAGCTTTCGTCGATACAGCAGAGCTTGGTTACAAGGCGCTATCCTCACGGCCGAGCCGCTTTGTCGGACGTCAGATTGGTAGGCTCGCATCGAAGATTTGAATAACTATCTGAACCGCCCCTGGTTCTCCGGAGGCTGATTACTTCAAGTAATGCGACCATAACCGTAAGCGCTGCTTTGGTCCCACCTATGCGGCGTAGTTCCACGGTAGCAGCTGCTCGATGTGCTTCTGCTTATGTCCGTTGACTATGGCTGTGAGGACGCTGGTCAGGTAGCTGTGCGGTTCGATTTTGTTCAGTTTGCAGGTCTCGATCAGCGACGCGAGCATGGCCCAGTTTTGTGCGCCAGCGTCGTGACCCGCGAAGAGCGCGTTCTTTCTTTGCAGGGCGATGGGGCGGATTGTGCGTTCTACGGCGTTGCTGTCCATCTCGATGCGACCGTCGGTCAGGAACAAGATCAGGCCATCCCAGTATTTGGCGATGTATTTGAGCGCTGCGCCAGTTGGAGATTTGGCAGAGACCTGCGTTCTTGTGTGATCCAGCCATATTTTGAAGGTCGCTACTTTTGGCGCAGATTTTTGCTGTCGCATCGCTAAGCGTTCCTCAGCGGATTGACCTCGGACTTGGCCTTCGATCCGGTAGAGGACTGCGATCTGTTTGAGACCCTCCTCGGCGATGGGGGCCACGTTATTATGGGTCAACTCATAGAGTTTGCGTCGTGCATGAGCCCAGCAATACGCCAGTTGGATCGGGGCATTGTCCCGCAAATTAAGCACGCGGTTGTATCCGGCATAACCGTCCACTTGCAGGATGCCACCAAAGCCCTGCAAAATCTCGGTTGCGTATTTGCCGGATCGTCCTGGCGCATAAGTAAAGGCCACCCCGGGTGCTTCTGGCCCATTCCAAGCGCGATCATCGCGGGCGAGCGCCCAGAAGTAACCTTTCTTGGTTCTACCTCGCCCAGGGTCGAGCACCGGCGCCGGCGTCTCATCCATAAACAGTTTTGTGGATCTCTTGAGGTGTGCCAGCAGAGCGTCATGGACAGGCTTCAGTTCATGCGCGGCTTTCCCAACCCAGAATGCCAGTGTTGATCGGTCGATATCAACGCCTTGCCGTGCATAGATTTGTGACTGACGATACAATGGCAGATGATCGGCATATTTGGACACAATCACACTGGCAATGGTGGCCTCAGTCGGCATGCCGCCTTCGATCAGGCGTGGTTTGGCAGGTGCTTGGACAATGCCTGCCTCGCAGTCACGGCAGGCATATTTGGGGCGGCGTGTGACAATGACGCGGAACTGCGCGGGCACGATGTCTAGGCGTTCGCTGACATCTTCACCTATGATGTGGCGCTCAG
This Falsihalocynthiibacter arcticus DNA region includes the following protein-coding sequences:
- a CDS encoding DEAD/DEAH box helicase, with the translated sequence MSRWRYCNVAKLIRFILRQLCQQQLPFSFKERQVMTDFPEYLSTLEAINRRSTDSILSHGRMASRSANEALRRRMTEGSLGEGFVADPIFEAQKVWKSADLTMKEVAEAGILLPDFVEALASATPNEVPLDRKPYEHQLKAWEIAAKGQRSYMVTSGTGSGKTECFMVPMINDLLKQTQGDQSLKGVHAIALYPLNALIESQRERLSAWVAPFKNQLSYALYNGDMPEEPNPRHRPMPGQINNRKELRSKVPPILVTNVTMLEYLLLRPQDRPILEASKGKLKWIILDEAHSYVGAQAAEMALMLRRVREAFGVNPEDVRLVATSATIGEGEETRNQLRRYLADLAGVSEDLVDVIEGAEIRPDLPSPQCLGALVQEELASLDEGALYNRIAADETVQKLVDAVRDGGKNLTQVADIVKFDSESPSRRTQAFEMLSTVARAKDPATGLRLLPWRMHAFHRAQGGLWVCCDSSCRARSPELAAKTSDWPWGQIHIFQRDHCDCGAAVFELMACHDCGASHLVAQETLGASLSLRQPVRAEVDDYAPDQEDSSTEDDEIEVSGDIVLLSPVDKASSTRWMDRKTSVISDSSHETDGMIKVAVRDLKPSPCCGARNGPSRIRYGAPFLLGNALPLLLESLPPPKGGLTSPSEVAVHFHLRIADKARQGWLQNFNKRLKEL
- the tnpC gene encoding IS66 family transposase, giving the protein MTSATDLPDDIDALKALLAAAEAHISAQNTTLTERDGIIQRKEYRIIRLEKLLTDFKRALYGAKSEKGDPDQYHLALEDIETAMAVVHAEDVAIDPPKTAGATKPPKGRGVLPKHLPRVEEVFAPDSTICGCGAERHIIGEDVSERLDIVPAQFRVIVTRRPKYACRDCEAGIVQAPAKPRLIEGGMPTEATIASVIVSKYADHLPLYRQSQIYARQGVDIDRSTLAFWVGKAAHELKPVHDALLAHLKRSTKLFMDETPAPVLDPGRGRTKKGYFWALARDDRAWNGPEAPGVAFTYAPGRSGKYATEILQGFGGILQVDGYAGYNRVLNLRDNAPIQLAYCWAHARRKLYELTHNNVAPIAEEGLKQIAVLYRIEGQVRGQSAEERLAMRQQKSAPKVATFKIWLDHTRTQVSAKSPTGAALKYIAKYWDGLILFLTDGRIEMDSNAVERTIRPIALQRKNALFAGHDAGAQNWAMLASLIETCKLNKIEPHSYLTSVLTAIVNGHKQKHIEQLLPWNYAA
- a CDS encoding STY4851/ECs_5259 family protein codes for the protein MYRVTEEQYDQMQLYCMTAEPQSSGLYAAIFTLWATEHFRSSYDGSHLTWRFLTDALEKNIEWSQLVETTTWGLRYWQRPLRKSDHKRLFLQSLLVEGGLPQEMLKPEGRYRSQILRLVGEAELRGIMAAEALPGLVRSVTSRWPEGFRQDDVSDLIVGFVLGLVNARQQIPPQIPRESSVVWLDGQRPNWRNELSINIGIDAAKSLLDEALKAERRVNRHNDFALRVLRKREDGDWSSFIEFPEKASVDRGIIPLSDPSIQAIRLRPTGPLSAALPGLLIRGDLSEDGSTWELRRTSGKRTVSVAWPVGESVRFGVLADGKVTQEISISGLEETSFDRPLAGIWVGRNKSDDMPDKLDYLADGRAATTASRLFVQSESDAEIACFDGMKIVDRTKFQNHSLVCVTGQGRIQCRTQSLSLKTSSDEELGAQIRALGKVALGVRTIGGDVVYKGWPRFFGSEAGSYGADISERNLRTVRPGGSWAPFSTSKELGGSTIGWELNGDVVARQRIWMLPHDFLVSFLEKGREKSVRLTGLPVGAQVSCGDSTGIVSESRCVELSLANLPEQASKTELDICAGDNRLRLVLDVWTKSGAIIGPDDCKLINRRTIARSKLNDWRLFNPDEVGGTLSARLRGAAGTSWPPVSFKVDREASLGAYSSFIKSALSLGGPDAEMDICILAHGRETPKLMIAQATSKLRVGTDSLSWEGCDLIQIKWQSLSDPEIRFEQNIGPSLRESLVPDHLDMSAGPWMILATAQGHEVMRPAILPVFSTEPAETKNAFSLDLQSAANATTRQQRVARISECLRHRVTIPTDPDWKRIELLIDSVSKVAEPAWIDQVQSLALTPDAATLILLRSEVDSQADRLALEEEAPFSWMTLPFGAWKRAAASCYADIQKILENSGLPTGTCNKIASDTVMSRCENIVSLRPELSAHLFFALLEIFSPVELVERGLAPPAQPLRALEEQAELAVKRRLFDRCNLLPNAPVGNWSVLERFDRESRSMLAAPIVAAELVLKERQDWSNVALALLQCRQIDPLYFEAALPAAIAVLFQRKTSND